In Gossypium raimondii isolate GPD5lz chromosome 12, ASM2569854v1, whole genome shotgun sequence, a single window of DNA contains:
- the LOC105763099 gene encoding galactan beta-1,4-galactosyltransferase GALS3 → MGKERPGGEKQKRMVVGVVCNFAAELKLLLTALLLLCTLVTLLQFVPSRFTISASDLRFCISPIAASPSPSLSDTQSDDLLSSGILRRAFHPYGAAAYNFITMGTYRGGPNTFAIVGLASKPLHLYSRPAYQCQWLPSNTKQNNTNITSSLAYKILPDWGYGRVYTVVVVNCTFSHPVNLDNSGGTLLLHASTSGGGDSKFNLTDTIPALTEPPGTFNLSLFTSKPKYDYLYCGSSLYGTLSPQRVREWIAYHVRLFGERSHFVIHDAGGVHEEVLEVLKPWMELGYVSLQDIREQERFDGYYHNQFLVVNDCLHRYKFMAKWIFFFDVDEYIFVPPKTTLGSVLDSLSDYSQITIEQMPMSNKLCHSVDAAKRHRKWGFEKLVYRDVKRGIRRDRKYAIQPRNVYATGVHMSQNLGAGAKTTHKTEGRIKYFHYHGTIAQRREPCRNLVNSTDINFENNPFVLDTTLRDLAGSVKKFELKMIGSRLYNTRQ, encoded by the exons ATGGGAAAAGAGAGACCAGGTGGAGAGAAGCAGAAGAGGATGGTAGTTGGGGTGGTATGCAACTTCGCTGCTGAACTCAAGCTCTTGTTAACAGCACTCCTCCTCCTTTGCACCCTCGTTACCCTCCTCCAATTTGTCCCTTCTCGCTTCACCATATCCGCCTCTGATCTCCGCTTCTGCATCTCGCCAATCGCCGCCTCCCCTTCTCCCTCCCTTTCCGACACACAATCTGATGACCTCCTCTCTAGCGGCATCCTACGGCGTGCATTCCACCCCTACGGTGCTGCCGCCTATAACTTCATCACCATGGGCACATACCGGGGCGGCCCCAACACCTTTGCCATCGTTGGCCTCGCCTCCAAGCCCCTCCATCTCTACTCCCGCCCAGCGTACCAGTGCCAGTGGCTTCCTTCCAATACTAAACAAAACAACACCAACATCACTAGTAGCCTAGCTTACAAGATTCTCCCTGACTGGGGTTATGGCCGCGTTTATACTGTGGTTGTGGTGAATTGTACCTTCTCCCATCCCGTTAACCTGGACAACTCTGGAGGGACGCTCCTTCTCCACGCCTCCACATCTGGAGGAGGTGACTCCAAATTCAACCTCACCGACACCATCCCTGCCTTGACAGAACCACCCGGTACCTTCAATCTTTCTCTCTTCACCTCCAAACCCAAGTACGATTACCTTTACTGTGGATCTTCCTTGTACGGGACTCTGAGTCCCCAGAGAGTGAGGGAGTGGATAGCCTACCATGTCAGGCTGTTCGGGGAGAGGTCTCATTTCGTTATACACGACGCTGGTGGGGTTCATGAGGAAGTGTTGGAGGTTTTAAAGCCATGGATGGAGCTTGGCTATGTGTCGCTTCAAGACATAAGGGAGCAGGAGAGATTCGATGGGTACTACCACAACCAGTTCTTGGTGGTGAACGATTGCTTGCACAGGTACAAGTTTATGGCAAAGTGGATATTCTTCTTCGATGTGGATGAGTACATCTTTGTGCCTCCCAAGACCACCCTTGGTTCTGTGCTCGATTCCCTCTCCGACTATTCTCAGATCACTATTGAGCAGATGCCTATGAGCAACAAGCTTTGCCACTCTGTTGATGCTGCTAAACGTCACAG GAAATGGGGGTTTGAGAAGCTGGTATATAGAGATGTGAAAAGAGGAATAAGGAGGGACCGGAAGTACGCAATTCAACCACGCAACGTGTATGCAACAGGGGTTCACATGTCACAGAACCTAGGGGCAGGGGCCAAGACCACCCACAAGACGGAGGGCAGGATCAAGTATTTTCATTATCATGGAACCATTGCACAAAGACGGGAGCCATGCCGAAACCTTGTTAATTCTACCGACATCAACTTTGAAAACAACCCTTTTGTTCTGGACACTACCTTGAGGGACCTTGCTGGATCTGTGAAGAAATTTGAGCTCAAAATGATTGGCTCTAGATTATACAACACTCGCCAATAG
- the LOC105763098 gene encoding uncharacterized protein LOC105763098, protein MASSQLEIVPSSPFGCVLRDHNRKERCRDSNVSSVQTVFDKNFNDLVRDHINGCISLSSPKSPQNHNNVASWVSAEQGNANANANANANRHNLPSFSNKNHHNKKKGDPSPINPKQSPVLDRWVTRQSQDVAVSTIDKQVNEAAEQVLAPSHSNPVSPPPPPPPMASSSTTKNAQTRSENASVTHNLAASSLVQIWEARLNRSNSINSYQNQSMDSNTSRTSSGVSSNENNASPMEESSTSEPFEEKMENRTNNVDSLIELESPSDRTAAGEAASSSSSSCSKTFDAGEIERVRIVDIIKKLKNCREDADDHEHTGSHSQCKEPKHCSKPNESLRRCFSLVINSPLIRGRQAFQDFLVRIERDKKRELDSLVKRQAVSKFPQRGRVQSMLRLKSLQRCLTIQDKCRPQLNRSQGSTIMHLREKFSTGAEQGMTAQNVSATPRYICKDKSSTCKPPQREDTHCQKGQQSSSPVVSLTTNKNGDVKEQAKPPSDAVQQKTSLEAKSPESPKIAKETKPLEGPSENDVAKKEDLSSQQLILGSQETAETVTQNEVAKAEQEKDQHQLILDSQETMETTTTTTTSVVSSIENEIVEEDIGDQQHICVDPQSQDIVDNTSTSCINDRNENEVTEEEEDHYQQYFDETDDYDWFSNISRPRSYWEGLRQAWYEEVLNTTSNNEEIRQLLERGRVSTLLGSDFRDTMDRLMTSRVQMQADEAESQQEVDDKEGIICRGRVSTLFDSDFLEKMNRLMTSRVQMQADVAESQQEVEDKEGMVQPVSYEEEEEEEEEEEEEEEEEEEEEEEEEEEEEYDDEEERSLSSRQCQEVNNYFNNSSPSIQMPSPSAMMTRSWSFQDDNETSNDERGASLYSPPPQPSQAERYQDARQSASSINRPSLEMELICDLRGHIEQLHSEISELRKSVMTCMDMQMKWQHYSLNREVHSVEGEGKNSADRTPWKRRCCICYEMQVDSLLYRCGHMCTCLKCGNELQWRSGKCPICRAPILDVVPAK, encoded by the exons ATGGCATCTTCCCAGCTGGAAATTGTTCCCTCTTCGCCTTTTGGTTGTGTCCTAAGGGATCACAACCGTAAAGAACGATGCAGGGACAGCAATGTGAGCAGCGTGCAAACTGTGTTCGACAAGAATTTCAATGACCTGGTTCGAGATCATATCAATGGCTGCATCTCTCTCTCTTCCCCCAAAAGTCCACAAAATCATAATAATGTCGCTTCTTGGGTCAGCGCCGAACAAGGCAATGCCAATGCCAATGCCAACGCCAACGCTAACCGTCATAACTTGCCATCATTCTCAAACAAGAACCACCACAACAAGAAAAAGGGGGACCCTTCACCAATCAACCCAAAGCAATCCCCGGTTCTTGATCGGTGGGTGACTAGGCAGTCGCAAGATGTGGCGGTATCCACCATTGACAAACAGGTAAATGAAGCAGCAGAACAAGTGTTGGCTCCTTCACATTCAAACCCCGTATCACCACCACCGCCACCGCCACCGATGGCATCAAGTTCTACCACAAAAAATGCCCAAACTCGATCGGAGAATGCTTCGGTCACGCATAATCTTGCCGCTTCTTCCCTTGTTCAAATATGGGAGGCTAGGCTAAATCGATCCAACAGCATAAACTCATACCAGAATCAAAGCATGGATTCCAACACTAGCAGGACAAGTTCTGGTGTAAGCTCTAACGAGAATAATGCCTCCCCTATGGAAGAATCTTCAACAAGTGAACCATTTGAGGAAAAAATGGAGAACAGAACAAACAATGTAGATTCCTTAATAGAGTTGGAGTCACCTTCAGATAGAACCGCGGCAGGTGAAgcagcttcttcttcttcttcttcgtgTAGCAAGACTTTTGACGCTGGGGAGATTGAAAGAGTTAGAATTGTGGATATcatcaagaaattgaaaaattgcaGGGAAGATGCGGATGATCATGAGCATACAGGCTCCCACTCGCAGTGTAAAGAGCCAAAGCATTGTTCAAAACCAAATGAATCATTGCGGAGGTGTTTCTCACTGGTCATAAACTCACCCCTAATAAGAGGGCGACAAGCATTCCAAGATTTTCTCGTACGGATAGAGCGAGATAAGAAAAGAGAGTTGGATTCACTGGTGAAACGCCAGGCTGTTTCCAAATTCCCACAGCGTGGCCGTGTTCAG TCAATGCTACGGCTTAAAAGCTTACAACGCTGCCTGACTATTCAAGATAAATGTCGTCCACAACTGAATCGCTCTCAAGGGTCTACCATTATGCATCTCAG GGAGAAGTTTAGCACCGGTGCTGAGCAAGGCATGACAGCCCAGAATGTGTCAGCTACTCCAAGATACATCTGTAAGGACAAAAGCTCCACTTGCAAACCCCCGCAAAGGGAAGATACTCATTGCCAAAAGGGGCAACAGAGTTCATCGCCGGTTGTTAGTTTGACAACCAACAAAAATGGAGATGTTAAAGAACAGGCCAAGCCACCTTCAGATGCCGTGCAACAGAAAACAAGCCTGGAAGCAAAATCCCCTGAATCACCAAAAATTGCTAAGGAAACGAAGCCATTGGAGGGTCCATCGGAGAATGACGTGGCAAAAAAAGAAGATTTGAGCAGCCAACAACTCATCCTTGGCTCACAAGAAACTGCAGAAACAGTAACCCAAAATGAGGTTGCAAAAGCAGAGCAAGAAAAGGACCAGCATCAACTTATTCTTGACTCGCAAGAAACCATggaaacaacaacaacaacaacaacatccGTGGTTAGTAGCATAGAGAATGAGATAGTTGAAGAGGACATTGGTGATCAGCAGCATATCTGCGTAGACCCTCAGTCTCAGGATATTGTAGACAATACATCAACATCCTGCATTAATGACAGGAATGAGAATGAGGTTACAGAAGAAGAGGAGGATCATTACCAACAATATTTTGATGAAACTGATGATTATGATTGGTTTAGCAATATATCTCGACCTAGAAGTTATTGGGAAGGCTTAAGGCAAGCATGGTACGAAGAAGTGCTTAACACTACCTCAAATAATGAGGAGATTCGTCAGCTCCTAGAAAG GGGAAGAGTTTCAACTTTGCTTGGCAGTGATTTCCGAGATACAATGGACCGATTAATGACTTCTCGTGTACAAATGCAAGCGGATGAGGCTGAAAGTCAACAAGAAGTGGATGATAAGGAAGGAATTATATGCAGGGGAAGAGTTTCAACTTTATTTGACAGTGATTTCCTAGAGAAAATGAACCGATTAATGACTTCTCGTGTACAAATGCAAGCTGATGTTGCTGAAAGTCAACAAGAAGTTGAGGATAAGGAAGGAATGGTCCAACCAGTGTCttacgaagaagaagaagaagaagaagaagaagaagaagaagaagaagaagaagaagaagaagaagaagaagaagaggaagaggaagaagaataCGACGATGAAGAAGAAAGGAGCTTAAGCAGCCGTCAATGTCAAGAAGTCAATAACTACTTCAATAATTCCTCACCATCTATACAAATGCCTTCACCATCAGCTATGATGACGAGGTCATGGAGTTTTCAGGATGATAACGAAACCAGTAACGACGAGCGGGGTGCATCTTTATATTCACCTCCACCCCAACCATCTCAAGCTGAACGTTACCAGGATGCTAGACAGTCCGCTTCTTCGATAAACCGTCCTTCGCTC GAAATGGAACTCATATGTGATTTAAGAGGGCATATCGAGCAACTTCACAGCGAGATTAGTGAACTAAGAAAATCAGTTATGACATGCATGGACATGCAGATGAAATGGCAACACTACTCCCTTAATCGTGAAGTTCATTCGG TTGAAGGGGAAGGGAAGAATTCAGCAGATAGGACGCCTTGGAAACGTAGATGTTGTATTTGCTATGAAATGCAGGTGGACTCACTTTTGTACAG ATGCGGGCACATGTGCACCTGTCTGAAATGCGGGAATGAATTACAATGGAGGAGTGGGAAGTGCCCAATATGCCGAGCTCCAATACTGGATGTTGTGCCTGCCAAGTGA